The nucleotide sequence CACCAGATCATTACACATAAATTGCTCCAATGAAAAATCTAAGAAAATTCAATGtttgatatatatttaaaacgccaaaaattaaaacaaaaacaaatgcaAACATGAAAAACTCCAAAAGTATATTAATTAAAAGACCATTAAACATATCAAAGAAATGAGTAAAAAACAAACgtcaaaactaacatttataTTGATATTATTGATGAAATAACAAATAAACGCCATTATAAGTCGGGTAATTAAAACGCCAGCTCTTTAACAAGAATTGCTCAAACGAATATCTATCAGAGAACAAATAATTTAAAATATGGACATAATTACTTTATAACTCGCAATCCATATAAGACGTCATAAATGTCGCGAAACTTGGAGAGGAGGTAGCAACTAATAACTCACTAATTTTGGAGTTTGTTTCAAGAGGAATAAACCCCTAACAAAAAAAGAAATGTTTTAAAATGTAACGTGGAAATAACGATCATACACCCGCGTGTTATGTAGCGCCTACGACACGTGTCCTCCAGGAATCGTTCTCACCATTTTCACACTTTAGGGCGCTTTCTTCAGatcccgtttctctctctctctctctctatatatatatatataatagttatAACAAAGACGTTATATAATAGTATTATaattttacatatataatatacCATCTCCGTAGAAATcttataaacaaataaaaaaacgaTTGAATTTATCACACGAAaaatttaaataatattataatttaTGCAACAATTGATATACACATCACAAATACTCATATTCAACCGTGTGATAAGATTACAATATTATTGCATTTATTAATGGTATTACACATTTTTATAAGATTATAGTTTATATTTCCTATGTTTATAGATTATTTTTCTCAACCCGTGTGATAACATTAATGAATTATGAATGTATAAGATTATAATAGTATTACTGGCGTCATAAGGATTATATAGaattttatgttttacattttttcgATATTCAACTCGTATAAGTGTGATAAGGATCATATAGaattttatgttttacattttttcgATATTCAACTCGTAGAATATACATGTTTATAACACCTATAGACTAGAATAATagggatttttttatatttaatccgACAATACACGAGTTTATAAgcagataaatttaaaacacgtATATGGATGATATGATAAATACTACAAATACTTCTTGAGGTAATTTACCTATACAccctttaaaataaataaaataataataaataataaattattcggtaactttaattaattatttttatttgcATGAATTAGTTGTTGCTCAAGACTTTAGTCAAGAGGAATTCTATTTGAGTCTGTATAGGATACATTCGTAGGTTAATAAACAGGGTCAGAAGTTTATTATGTTAACCGTACTTTGAGTTCTAACAAACAGAAAAAGCGTCGTGTTCAGTATAATCGCAGAATTAAGCAAGCGTCGTGTCCAGTTTTTGCTTCTTATCGTGTTGATCAGAAAGAATCGTGTACGAGGTTAACATGAATAAAATTATATTCTTTTTAATCGTTTTAGGGTTTGTTACATATACCATTGGCGAATCGTCGACGTGTTTGACGGTGTATAAAGAAGGAGGTGCACCGGCGGTCTTCCGGTCACCAGAATGCCCGAGATGGAGCTTACCAAAACATGATTTAAGGAGACAGTCTACAATAGGGAGATGTCAATCAGCCACACGTCAGGGCCGGCGAAAATATCTGGAAGATCGCACATTCTGTATTGTTGATCTCCGGATTCCCTTTCCAGGTAGTATACATTGCTTTCTTTATTTTATAGTACTCGTTAATTCATTCGCGAATATGCTATGCAAGCTTCTGATTTTTAGAAAATTGTTTTGATCGATTCTTACTTTTATATTATGTTACGATGAATAGTTTTGTATAACTCATATTAGGAGTTACACTAGTTGGAAAACTAAGTTAGTTTTTACACGACATACTCATGTACGACACAAAGATACAAGGTAGGAATGCTAGGAACTATTTTTGCCTTCTCAAGTCGTTCGGTTCTTTTGAAGTTATGTAGAAAATAGTATTGTGTTTCTCATGATCATTAAGACGTTTTACATATGGTTTATTTCTCATGTGTTGCAGGTGCTAATGGTATTAGAGACACATCAGTTGCCATTGTAGCAGTTTTTGATGGACATAATGGCGCAGAAGCTAGTGAGATGGCTTCAAAAATGTTATTGGAGTATTTCACATTGCatacttcttttcttttggataCCACATTTTCTTTTTTGTCCAACATATCAAAAGGAATGTTACCAAATAAGGGGGGATTAATGCCTATTTATATTAATCATGCCTCTCAAATGCCTATCGAGAAACTTGGTGATTATGTGCTGCATATCGGAAGGATTAAGTTTACATTGTCAAATATATTTAGTGAGGATTTCCACTTGGAAATTTTGAAGGAATCTTTGTTGAAGGCGATTGATGATATTGATGCCGCATTTGGTAAGGAAGCTTCTAGATACAACTTCAACTCTGGTTCCACTGCAGCGGTTATATTAATCGCAGATAATCAAATTTTAGCTGCGAATATTGGAGACTCAAAGGCTTTTCTATGCTCTGAGATGTTTCAATCTCCTCATGAGGCTAAAGCTACGTTATTGAGATTGTATGAAAAGAGAAGACGCGAGGGTGCTTCTATACGCATGAAAgattatagaaactttaaattaGAGGGCTTATCCCATTTTGTTGCCAAAGAGTTAACAATGGACCACCATCCCGACAGGGTTGATGAAAGATCTCGAGTAGAAGCAGCTGGCGGTTATGTCTCTGAATGGGCTGGTGTATCCCGAGTCAATGGCCACTTGGCTGTTTCACGTTCTATTGGTGATTTGCCCTTTAAAAGATTTGGTGTTATATCTGTTCCGGAGGTAACGGATTGGCAACCTTTGACGGGTAATGATAGTTATTTGGTGGCTGTTTCTGATGGTGTTCTTGAAAAGCTGGGCACACAGGACGTATGTGATCTATTATGGGACTTGCATACTCCTGCCCCCTTGGAATTGCAATACAGTCCTTCATGTTTATACTCATTAGCCGATTGCATTGTTGATACCGCTCTTGAAAGAGGAAGTATGGATAATGTGGCAGCTGTTGTAGTTCCATTTGGGCTACAGAATCTGTCTACTGTTGGATTCCAAGTGCAGAATTATGTGGACAGACAATCTGGTAATTTGACTATTTCAACTTTTTATTACTAAATGTCTGGTTGGCATTGATATTTGGTAAATCATCGACACACTGAAATATAcatttgatttttaagatcctaCATGACAATACACAGTTCTTGTTAATTGGATCAATATGCTTTGAACACTAAATTTATTGGCAAAACAACATTATTAATAAACTGAATACTAAACTTAACACTAGTTTCAACAAATCTATATAGTAATTTTAGCATATTAAAGGTTTTGTGGAGCAACAGTTATGAATAAGATGAAATGTTGACACAAAATATCAAATTAACATGTAAATAAAACAACAATAAGTACTATACGCTTTGCTTAGAGCTAAAATCACTAGACACGAAGCGGGCTTGCATGACATGAGGAGTTTTAACAATATATCAAACTTCACACAAAAACTTTGGAAAAAAAACATGTGTGTAAACGGTGGAGTGAACTATGTACAGGTGATTTATGCGACTCTTGCAATTATCTATGTGTATACGGTCATGAAAATaacatgtgtgtgtatgtatataacaaAAACTCAATAAGTTAATGAAGAAGTTGCAATTAATTATCAAACAACTTAACTACTAACCAGTGTCATATCAAAATACAAAAGCTatgcattttctttttatttttatttttaattccAATTTGCATTCAGTTTCCAGTTTTCGATAAACTCTTCTTGTACTAAACCGAACCAGAACATGTTCATATTGTTTTTCTTTGTTTTAAGTTGTAGTCTTACTTACTTGTTTGTGTTTGAAGGATATTGTGGACATTGGACGGACCGAAAGTGCACTAATTGGTCTGGTTCAATCTGGATTTTTGAACACATGCGCGACAAAGTGAAACTCACCAAGAATACGAAAATAGAGAAATGAAATAAATTTAGAGCACTTCCAATTGAGGTTTGCTACAGTTTTGACCTATTTACTTCCGCAACATGAGTTGGCAAAAAATAATTGAAAACAAAACGGAAAAAACATTCAAAACTAGACCAAAGTCGATTTCTAGGTTATAAAACCTCCTACATCATTGATGTAGGACTACATCATCCTACTGAAAATGCTAGCCTGCTAATGAAATGATACAATATTGCGATCAACTTTGGCACTTTGCTAGGTTGAACTCCAGACCAGCAATAACATCTACTGGCATGGCGACACCTTTACCCATTGTGTAACCTCTTCCTCGACCTGGACTCCGAATAGTGACCATAATTAATGGATAAAATATCAACCATGTTCTCAAATTCTCTTACACAAGTTGCCACTGCTATAGGATCAACATGTCCTACGACAATTAATCGTTTTATTTCTTTGCGAGTGGAAACATATTCAACTCCCTCAACGCTAGATACCGCCTTCTCTATCTTGTTTATTTCACTTTCACTGTTAAAGCCAACTCCCAGCACAATTTCCTGAAATATACACAAAGTGTAATTATATACTGGTATCACGAGTTTTATTATCAACATTAAGACTAGTAGATAACACTTAACAGTGTGAAAAACTTCATGAATCGTGACAATACTATTCTCGGGTCAAATTTTGGGAATATTTCATCTATAATACTAGACCTGacaaacgggtcgggtcgggcCATGGGTCCAAACGGTTTCTGGTCGGAACGGGttggttaaaaatgttttttttaagagATTGTACATCGAGGGGCAATtttgttcggttcgaaacggtacgggtcgaaacgattcgcgtcgaaacggttcgggtcaaaaaggttcgggtcgaaacggttcaattCGAAAaggtacgggtcaaaacggttcgcgtcgaaacggtacgggctGAAATGGTACTCgccgaaacggtacgcgtcgaaacggttcacgtcgaaacggtATGGGTCATGGGTCGAaccgttcgcgtcgaaacggtacggatcgaaacggttcggtttgaAACGGTTTGGTTCGAAatgtacggttcgaaacggtactggtcgaaacggtacgggtcgaaacggtacgggtcgttACGGTACtggttgaaacggtacgggtcgaaacggttccaAATGTATTTATTAACATCAAATATTCATTTATATGAAAACAGTCAATGGATTAAACATATCCAtgccaaaaataaataataaggtATATCGTACTTTGGGATAGGCGTCTATGTAACTTTTCAGCACCTAAGATAGCCCCGACTCACGAGTTTTCCTCCATCCTAACGAATCTGAGTATTTTGATATTAGTGAAATCAATACTTGCAGCTTAATATGGACTAAAAACATCATCTATAAACATCTCAATGAAGAACTTACCTGTATAGTGAACATTGTCCCAAACAACAGTTTCAACCGATATGAGGTCTCGGAGTAAAAGAAATCACGGCGGCAAAGATAGTAGCCTCCTGTGGTCACCTCGAATTCAGACAGATCTCCTCCAATAACTtctttctctttcatcgtggtaTTTTCACAGTTTTCTTCTTCCttaatttcatcatcatcatctgtatACACAAGGCTGCCACCACACCCGCTTACTATCATCATTCCTTTCTCCCAGAAGATATCTATAGTGACTTCATCACCAACGTCTAATATGTTTCCAATTGGCCAGTAGCTTAACCACACAACATCTTCATCAACACTGGGTTTGCAGTAGACCAGTAACATCTGAacggttaagtgctgaaccagtataatgcttaaccgttcagaggcaaatgcctgaccaattcagattagaggtcttaaccattcagactctgtataaatcttaactattcagaggcaaatgtctgaaccattcagacgtctgctcgtgaaacaaacagtctgaaccattaagtgctaaaccagtaagaggtctgaaccattaagagcgtcattaagaggtaaacaaacagccccttagtcatCAAACAATATTCAGGTAGGATATAGATGTGTgcttatatatgtatatgtgtgtggtGTTTTGAAAGAAATTAGGAGGAATAACCTGGATACGCCTATCTCTGCCTTTAGTAATATCATCACCGACAAGGTCCACCTTATGATCTTGATATGCTTTGATCCACTGCATGTGACCCAGATCTGCTTCATCAATTTTTGCTACGGGCACTAATTTGAAAAGCCCTTGAATTTCAGATAGTTTGAAACAGCCTTTATATCCAAACTCCCGCAGACTGAAACGACCTGATTGGAATGTTATTCTCTCTAGTGATGTACACCAATCGATACACAATTCCTCTAGCGTACTTGGGAGACATAGAAGAGACTTCAGGTTTGGACAAGAATACAGGTTTAGCAACCGAAGCATTTTAAGATCGATGTTATTAGGCATGTACTCAAATAGATTACCCCTTAAACTCAAGTTAAATAACGATTGGGCATGGAATACCACACGATCATGATTGCTATTATCAAGATTGCAGTTTGCAAGATATAAACTCCTTAACGACGGGGGCAAGAAAAGCAACAATGGCTGTTCTGGAATTCCTCCACCATGTTGATTCACATATTTTTTGCTCGGTAAAGCCTTCCATGCTTTGGTACACCCTGAAAGAACCAAGCCAGTCAAATTAGCAACCTCTGTTAACGCTGCCCTCCACCGCTTCACATCATCCAATATCCATTTTGGACAATACAACTATAGAAGCCCTCGATTCGATTATTGCGGTCTCGATTTCGGACACCATCTGGACTTGGCGTAGTTCTCGGACAATACAACTATAGAAGCCCTCGATTCGATTATTGCGGTCTCGATTTCGGGCTTCAGTTCTTGGCCTCTGTCGATTGCATCATTATCTCTGAAAGTGCGAAGTCCTGCCCTCAATAATCTATCGTAGAGATGATCGGTGATAGAATAAGGAGTATCTTCACCTCGGAAGCTTAGAAAAACGTCGTACCTCATTGTTAGATTTTGGCCTGACGCCATTGGATTGAGTAGATAAAGAAGTTGAGAAAGGAAGAATACAAATGCGTGAAAAGTCAACTGTACCGACCTGTGCGAAATAACTCTGGAATGGCGTTTGCAAGTGGGAGTTGACGGAGAcacacatccacaattccacatATGAGTTCACGTGGGTCCAGAGGAGTGGCCCAATTCACGCAATTTGTTTTATGCAAtaaaaataagagtaaactgccattttggtccatgtggtttggccagttttgccactttagttcaaatctcaaacttattacatctgggtccctgtggtttgcattttgttgccattttagtccaaatctcaaaatCTCTGATTTTTGACTGTTTTAATGTctcttttttgtcttttagtgcaggggcattttggtcattttgcttttcatttaacattttcttaattcaaaaatttaatatatatatatatatatatatatatatatatatataggacaaagatccgttaggaaccaccctttattgcgagaaccgcgagaaccagtgtgaacacaaacagtaatacctaaaaaaatctaaaaaacaccaaaaaaaatttttttttatttttttactattttttatataaaaatcgctacttttagtatccaaaaaaaaattttttttttaaatttaaaaaaaaaaaaaaaattgctactaaaagtagcgatttaaacataaaaaatagtaaaaaaataaaaaaaaaattttagatttttttttatttttttagattttttaggttttttggggggtttagtttttagcattttagcttaggGGGGGGGGTttgtttttggggggtgggggaggggggtttaggttttggggggggggggtggggtggggtgggttaggtttttttaggttttttgagggttttagtttttagcatttagcttggggggggggggggttaggtttttttttggggggggggggtggggggtttaggtttttggggggtgggggttaggtttttttagggttttttttaggttttttttagctattttagcttgtgttcacattggttctcgcggttctcgcaataaaggtggttctcgcatgaaccttaccctatatatatatataaacacataCATCAGATCAACCACCACCACTTTCTACTACCCTACCCTCTCCTCCTTCTATATCCATTTCTCCGACCATCTGCCGTTCTCCGGTCGTACTCCGGCCAATCTATCCCTATCTACTACCCTACCCTCTCCTCCTTCTATATCCATttcaaaaaacaaaacaaatatcaATCATCCACAAAAAAAACCAAAGAAATCCTAGGGTTTCTGCTGTTTCGACTCGAAACTCCAATGAGCGGCGGCGCtaaatcatcaatcatcatcgtCCAACCCACCGTCGCTGTTGCTGTTCGGACCTCCACCAGAACCATCTTGCACTAAATCAGAGGTGAAAAGCACAAAATTCCATCACTAATGCCGCCGATGAGCGGCGACGCtaaatcatcaatcatcattGTCTCCCGCCGTCACTGTGCACCACCGGCTCCTCTCCCCTTCGAATTATTTCTCTCTTTGGTCGATCTAAGACACGGGTGGGGGTGTGGGAGGAGTGTTATGGGTTTTATTTGTGTGTATGAAGATGTTATGGGTTTTATTTGTGTgtatgaagatgaagatgatggggTTACTGTGCACCACCGGCGCCTCTCCGCTGCAGGTAGAAATCGAGAGAGTGGAGGGTGGATTATGGGGTTAATGTACAGTTGAGAGTGAGATTGGAGTTGgaaattttgtatttttgttagatGATTTGTGTTTCAGACAATTGGGGGTGTGTATATGATCATAAAATAAAGATAAGATTAGAGAATAAAGGGGAATGAGAGGGAAGCTTGTGGTGTCGGCTGAAAGTGAAGTGTCTTAGGGTTTGTGTTTCCTAAAATACTTAGGTTAGATTCGTTGTGGAAGACAGCGGTGGAGGGTGTGATGGTGTTAATAGTGGTGGGTGGGGTGGAAGGTGGGGGCAGTGGTAAGTGGGGCTGAGGGTTGCACCTGGAGACGGTGGTGATGAGGAACTTACTTGCGTCAGGTAGTGGTGGGGCTGTGGTGGCTGGGTTGGACCTGTTGTTGTTtatagagagagaagagagagagaagagagagagtcagttaaatgaaaatgttaaattaagaaaatgttaaatgaaaattaaatgaccaaaatgccccttcagATAAAGACAAAAAAGGGACATTAAAACAGTCAAAAATCAGAGATTTTGAGATTtgtactaaaatggcaacaaaatgcaaaccacagggacccagatgtaataagtttgagatttggactaaagt is from Helianthus annuus cultivar XRQ/B chromosome 9, HanXRQr2.0-SUNRISE, whole genome shotgun sequence and encodes:
- the LOC110875320 gene encoding probable protein phosphatase 2C 51: MNKIIFFLIVLGFVTYTIGESSTCLTVYKEGGAPAVFRSPECPRWSLPKHDLRRQSTIGRCQSATRQGRRKYLEDRTFCIVDLRIPFPGANGIRDTSVAIVAVFDGHNGAEASEMASKMLLEYFTLHTSFLLDTTFSFLSNISKGMLPNKGGLMPIYINHASQMPIEKLGDYVLHIGRIKFTLSNIFSEDFHLEILKESLLKAIDDIDAAFGKEASRYNFNSGSTAAVILIADNQILAANIGDSKAFLCSEMFQSPHEAKATLLRLYEKRRREGASIRMKDYRNFKLEGLSHFVAKELTMDHHPDRVDERSRVEAAGGYVSEWAGVSRVNGHLAVSRSIGDLPFKRFGVISVPEVTDWQPLTGNDSYLVAVSDGVLEKLGTQDVCDLLWDLHTPAPLELQYSPSCLYSLADCIVDTALERGSMDNVAAVVVPFGLQNLSTVGFQVQNYVDRQSGNLTISTFYY
- the LOC110877230 gene encoding uncharacterized protein LOC110877230 encodes the protein MLLVYCKPSVDEDVVWLSYWPIGNILDVGDEVTIDIFWEKGMMIVSGCGGSLVYTDDDDEIKEEENCENTTMKEKEVIGGDLSEFEVTTGGYYLCRRDFFYSETSYRLKLLFGTMFTIQEIVLGVGFNSESEINKIEKAVSSVEGVEYVSTRKEIKRLIVVGHVDPIAVATCVREFENMVDILSINYGHYSESRSRKRLHNG